The proteins below are encoded in one region of Cygnus olor isolate bCygOlo1 chromosome 19, bCygOlo1.pri.v2, whole genome shotgun sequence:
- the CERCAM gene encoding inactive glycosyltransferase 25 family member 3 isoform X1: MGLLRALLLLLATGTSTGTGTGTGPPPDPSPPRVVLALLARNAQHSLPHCLGALERLDFPAGSIALWCATDHNSDNTTAMLREWLAAAGKDYHSVVWKEEEGPSAYPDELGPKHWSDKRYENLMRLKQEALSYAREQRAHYILFVDTDSILTNNQTLKFLIAQNKSVVAPMLDSQTFYSNFWCGITPQGYYRRTADYFPTKNRQRRGCFAVPMVYATFLIDLRKEETSRLAFYPPHPNYTWAFDDIIVFAYSCQEAGAEVHVCNQQRFGYINVPVKAHQTLEDERVNFVHLTLEAMVDGPPMQRSRHISVPPKPLTKMGFDEIFLINLVRRPDRRQRMLASLRELEIAARVVDAVDGSTLNSSDIKVLGVDMLPEYYDPFSGRTLTKGEVGCFLSHYSIWKEIVSRGLERSVVFEDDVRFEASFPARLRRLMEELEGAQQDWDLIYLGRKQVNAEDEAPVEGVRNLVVAGYSYWTLAYTISHRGAQKLLAAEPLSKMLPVDEFLPIMYDKHPNEDYKRHFAPRDLLVFSAHPLLVYPTHYAGDSNWLSDTETSTIWDDDSKQTGWTGSQKTLRDPRGGGGGYLRSSARDEL, from the exons aTGGGGCTGCTgcgagccctgctcctgctcctggccaCCGGCACCTCcaccgggaccggcaccggcaccgggcccCCCCCGGACCCCTCGCCCCCCCGGGTGGTGCTCGCCCTGCTGGCCCGCAACGCGCAGCACTCGCTGCCGCACTGCCTGGGCGCCCTGGAGCGCTTGGATTTCCCCGCGGGGAGCATCGCGCTgtg GTGCGCGACGGACCACAACTCGGACAACACGACGGCGATGCTGCGCGAGtggctggcggcggcgggcaaGGATTATCACTCGGTGgtgtggaaggaggaggaggggccCAG CGCCTACCCCGACGAGCTCGGCCCCAAGCACTGGAGCGACAAACGCTACGAAAACCTCATGAGGCTCAAGCAGGAGGCTCTGAGCTACGCCCGGGAGCAGCGGGCGCATTACATCCTG TTCGTGGACACGGACAGCATCCTGACCAACAACCAGACCCTCAAGTTCCTCATCGCGCAGAACAAGTCGGTGGTGGCCCCCATGCTGGACTCGCAGACCTTCTACTCCAACTTCTGGTGCGGGATAACACCCCAG GGCTACTACCGCCGGACGGCCGACTACTTCCCCACCAAGAACCGGCAGCGCCGGGGCTGCTTCGCTGTGCCCATGGTGTACGCCACCTTCCTGATCGACCTGCGGAAGGAGGAGACGTCGCGGCTGGCCTTCTACCCGCCTCACCCCAACTACACCTGGGCCTTCGACGATATCATCGTCTTCGCCTACTCCTGCCAGGAGGCGG GCGCCGAGGTCCACGTGTGCAACCAGCAGCGTTTCGGCTACATTAACGTCCCGGTGAAGGCCCACCAGACGCTGGAGGACGAGCGCGTCAACTTTGTGCATCTCACGCTGGAGGCCATGG TGGATGGCCCCCCCATGCAGCGCTCCAGGCACATTTCTGTCCCCCCCAAGCCTCTCACCAAAATGGGTTTTGACGAG atCTTCCTCATCAACCTGGTGCGGCGGCCGGACCGGCGCCAGCGGATGCTGGCGTCCCTGCGAGAGCTGGAGATCGCCGCACGGGTGGTGGACGCCGTGGACGGGAG CACCCTCAACAGCAGTGACATCAAGGTGCTGGGCGTGGACATGCTCCCGGAGTACTACGACCCCTTCTCTGGCCGCACGCTGACCAAGGGTGAAGTCGGCTGCTTCCTCAGCCATTACAGCATCTGGAAGGAG ATCGTGTCCCGGGGGCTGGAGCGCTCGGTGGTCTTCGAGGATGACGTGCGCTTCGAGGCCTCCTTCCCGGCACGGCTGCGGCGCCtgatggaggagctggagggggcGCAGCAGGACTGGGACCTCAT CTACCTGGGGAGGAAGCAGGTGAATGCGGAGGACGAGGCGCCCGTGGAGGGCGTCCGAAACCTGGTGGTGGCCGGGTACTCGTACTGGACACTGGCCTACACCATCTCCCACCGCGGGGCGCAGAAGCTGCTGGCCGCCGAGCCCCTCTCCAAAATGCTGCCGGTGGACGAGTTCCTGCCCATCATGTATGACAAGCACCCCAA CGAGGACTACAAGCGGCACTTTGCCCCGCGGGACCTGCTGGTGTTCTCGGCTCACCCCCTCCTGGTTTATCCCACCCACTACGCCGGGGACAGCAACTGGCTGAGCGACACGGAGACCTCCACCATCTGGGATGATGACTCCAAGCAGACAGGCTGGACGGGTTCGCAGAAGACCCTGAGGGacccgcggggcggcggcgggggctaCCTGCGTTCCTCCGCCCGCGATGAGCTCTGA
- the TTC16 gene encoding tetratricopeptide repeat protein 16 isoform X2 gives MDAGELFATAVPGEQLEAGWEGALQRIFGRSRCLRGVERPREAGPFAAVVQGRMREHWQKGMEFSSCGQWEEAIICYTKAISLDPQRAELYEQRAEAFLQLCDFQSATLNFRKVLALGPAREQHCLARLALVLDLQEQCLLDQELYSEALEAFTRAAELQPHRRVFRRRSILCLAALNKFPECLRMLNRGLAEDARNPDLYVLRASFYERFGQDIQRALQLEPQHGAAQALQQRLRRQGLEAKAEAVSKALCGDLRGALLKTSFAIETNPLAAEFFTLRGALLRWLKHFSAACKDLAKARQLCADEGPEAQEAQWQLVLTYNDRAVHCYTLGRLDEAVMLLGQALRDERTEEGLCVNRGDCFLCLGELAHALADYQQALELSPGNLGVQRRVAAALHELGRRDVVARRYQQAEARFSAAIEHDPQAPLHYLHRAQARLCLRRVQSAREDAVRSLRLDPTDSEILSLTHHLFPRKTVQAILRSETGHLAQETLEKTLQSPPEPPVSADDAWCDSTRFPHKWRSQEAQQSWPSQSLRGLTSRRL, from the exons ATGGATGCCGGGGAGCTGTTTGCAACGGCAGTGCCCggggagcagctggaggccGGCTGGGAGGGGGCCCTGCAGAGGATCTTTGGGCGCAGCCGGTGCCTGCGCGGCGTCGAGCGCCCCAGGGAAGCGGGGCCCTTCGCTGCGGTTGTGCAGGGCAGGATGCGGGAGCA CTGGCAGAAAGGGATGGAGTTCTCATCCTGCGGCCAGTGGGAGGAAGCCATCATCTGCTACACGAAAGCCATCAGCCTGGATCCGCAGCGG gcagagctgtaCGAGCAGCGGGCTGAGGCTTTCCTCCAGCTTTGTGACTTCCAGTCGGCCACTCTGAACTTCAGGAAGGTGCTTGCGTTGGGACCTGCGCGGGAGCAGCACTGCCTGGCTCGCTTAGCCCTCGTCCTTGACCTGCAG GAACAATGTCTGCTTGACCAAGAGCTCTACAGCGAGGCCCTGGAGGCCTTTACGcgagcagctgagctgcagcctcacCGCAGGGTGTTTCGCAGGAGGAG CATCTTGTGCCTCGCTGCCCTCAACAAGTTTCCAGAATGCCTCCGGATGCTTAACAGAGGCCTGGCAGAGGATGCGAGGAACCCTGATTTGTATGTGCTGCGTGCCTCCTTCTACGAGCGCTTCGGGCAG GACATCCAGCGGGCGCTGCAGCTGGAGCCGCAGCACGGAGCtgcccaggcactgcagcagaggCTGCGGAGGCAAGGCCTGGAGGCCAAGGCCGAGGCAGTGTCGAAGGCTCTGTGCGGGGACCTGCGTGGGGCCCTGCTCAAGACCAGCTTTGCCATCGAGACCAACCCCTTGGCTGCTGAATTCTTCACCCTCAG GGGGGCCCTCCTCCGATGGCTGAAGCACTTCAGTGCAGCCTGCAAGGACTTGGCTAAGGCGAGGCAGCTGTGTGCCGACGAGGGCCCGGAGGCTCAGGAGGCTCAGTGGCAGCTGGTGCTCACCTACAATGACCGTGCTGTGCACTGCTACACCCTGGGCCGGCTTGATGAGGCTGTGATGCTCCTTGGTCAGGCTCTGCGAGATGAGAGGACAgaggagggactctgtgtcaaCAGAGGAG ACTGCTTCCTTTGCCTGGGGGAGCTGGCCCACGCGCTAGCGGACTACCAGCAGGCGCTGGAGCTGAGCCCAGGGAACCTCGGTGTGCAGCGACGTGTTGCGGCGGCGCTGCACGAGCTGGGTCGTCGGGACGTGGTGGCGAG GCGGTACCAGCAGGCGGAGGCTCGCTTCTCCGCTGCCATTGAGCACGACCCCCAGGCACCGCTGCACTACCTGCACCGGGCCCAGGCCCGCCTGTGCCTGCGGAGGGTGCAGAGCGCGAGGGAGGACGCTGTGCGGAGCCTGCGGCTGGACCCCACGGACAGCGAG ATCCTTTCCCTCACACACCACCTCTTTCCAAGAAAGACTGTCCAGGCTATCCTGAGGAGTGAGACCGGACACCTCGCCCAAGAAACCTTGGAGAAAACACTTCAGAGCCCTCCAGAACCCCCAGTTTCGGCCGATGATGCCTGGTGTGACAGTACTAG GTTCCCACATAAGTGGCGCTCCCAAgaagctcagcagagctggccCAGCCAAAGTTTGCGAGGTCTGACCAGCAGAAGGCTGTAA
- the TTC16 gene encoding tetratricopeptide repeat protein 16 isoform X3 — protein MDAGELFATAVPGEQLEAGWEGALQRIFGRSRCLRGVERPREAGPFAAVVQGRMREHWQKGMEFSSCGQWEEAIICYTKAISLDPQRAELYEQRAEAFLQLCDFQSATLNFRKVLALGPAREQHCLARLALVLDLQEQCLLDQELYSEALEAFTRAAELQPHRRVFRRRSILCLAALNKFPECLRMLNRGLAEDARNPDLYVLRASFYERFGQLALCHQDIQRALQLEPQHGAAQALQQRLRRQGLEAKAEAVSKALCGDLRGALLKTSFAIETNPLAAEFFTLRGALLRWLKHFSAACKDLAKARQLCADEGPEAQEAQWQLVLTYNDRAVHCYTLGRLDEAVMLLGQALRDERTEEGLCVNRGDCFLCLGELAHALADYQQALELSPGNLGVQRRVAAALHELGRRDVVARRYQQAEARFSAAIEHDPQAPLHYLHRAQARLCLRRVQSAREDAVRSLRLDPTDSETVQAILRSETGHLAQETLEKTLQSPPEPPVSADDAWCDSTRFPHKWRSQEAQQSWPSQSLRGLTSRRL, from the exons ATGGATGCCGGGGAGCTGTTTGCAACGGCAGTGCCCggggagcagctggaggccGGCTGGGAGGGGGCCCTGCAGAGGATCTTTGGGCGCAGCCGGTGCCTGCGCGGCGTCGAGCGCCCCAGGGAAGCGGGGCCCTTCGCTGCGGTTGTGCAGGGCAGGATGCGGGAGCA CTGGCAGAAAGGGATGGAGTTCTCATCCTGCGGCCAGTGGGAGGAAGCCATCATCTGCTACACGAAAGCCATCAGCCTGGATCCGCAGCGG gcagagctgtaCGAGCAGCGGGCTGAGGCTTTCCTCCAGCTTTGTGACTTCCAGTCGGCCACTCTGAACTTCAGGAAGGTGCTTGCGTTGGGACCTGCGCGGGAGCAGCACTGCCTGGCTCGCTTAGCCCTCGTCCTTGACCTGCAG GAACAATGTCTGCTTGACCAAGAGCTCTACAGCGAGGCCCTGGAGGCCTTTACGcgagcagctgagctgcagcctcacCGCAGGGTGTTTCGCAGGAGGAG CATCTTGTGCCTCGCTGCCCTCAACAAGTTTCCAGAATGCCTCCGGATGCTTAACAGAGGCCTGGCAGAGGATGCGAGGAACCCTGATTTGTATGTGCTGCGTGCCTCCTTCTACGAGCGCTTCGGGCAG CTGGCCCTGTGTCACCAGGACATCCAGCGGGCGCTGCAGCTGGAGCCGCAGCACGGAGCtgcccaggcactgcagcagaggCTGCGGAGGCAAGGCCTGGAGGCCAAGGCCGAGGCAGTGTCGAAGGCTCTGTGCGGGGACCTGCGTGGGGCCCTGCTCAAGACCAGCTTTGCCATCGAGACCAACCCCTTGGCTGCTGAATTCTTCACCCTCAG GGGGGCCCTCCTCCGATGGCTGAAGCACTTCAGTGCAGCCTGCAAGGACTTGGCTAAGGCGAGGCAGCTGTGTGCCGACGAGGGCCCGGAGGCTCAGGAGGCTCAGTGGCAGCTGGTGCTCACCTACAATGACCGTGCTGTGCACTGCTACACCCTGGGCCGGCTTGATGAGGCTGTGATGCTCCTTGGTCAGGCTCTGCGAGATGAGAGGACAgaggagggactctgtgtcaaCAGAGGAG ACTGCTTCCTTTGCCTGGGGGAGCTGGCCCACGCGCTAGCGGACTACCAGCAGGCGCTGGAGCTGAGCCCAGGGAACCTCGGTGTGCAGCGACGTGTTGCGGCGGCGCTGCACGAGCTGGGTCGTCGGGACGTGGTGGCGAG GCGGTACCAGCAGGCGGAGGCTCGCTTCTCCGCTGCCATTGAGCACGACCCCCAGGCACCGCTGCACTACCTGCACCGGGCCCAGGCCCGCCTGTGCCTGCGGAGGGTGCAGAGCGCGAGGGAGGACGCTGTGCGGAGCCTGCGGCTGGACCCCACGGACAGCGAG ACTGTCCAGGCTATCCTGAGGAGTGAGACCGGACACCTCGCCCAAGAAACCTTGGAGAAAACACTTCAGAGCCCTCCAGAACCCCCAGTTTCGGCCGATGATGCCTGGTGTGACAGTACTAG GTTCCCACATAAGTGGCGCTCCCAAgaagctcagcagagctggccCAGCCAAAGTTTGCGAGGTCTGACCAGCAGAAGGCTGTAA
- the TTC16 gene encoding tetratricopeptide repeat protein 16 isoform X1 — protein MDAGELFATAVPGEQLEAGWEGALQRIFGRSRCLRGVERPREAGPFAAVVQGRMREHWQKGMEFSSCGQWEEAIICYTKAISLDPQRAELYEQRAEAFLQLCDFQSATLNFRKVLALGPAREQHCLARLALVLDLQEQCLLDQELYSEALEAFTRAAELQPHRRVFRRRSILCLAALNKFPECLRMLNRGLAEDARNPDLYVLRASFYERFGQLALCHQDIQRALQLEPQHGAAQALQQRLRRQGLEAKAEAVSKALCGDLRGALLKTSFAIETNPLAAEFFTLRGALLRWLKHFSAACKDLAKARQLCADEGPEAQEAQWQLVLTYNDRAVHCYTLGRLDEAVMLLGQALRDERTEEGLCVNRGDCFLCLGELAHALADYQQALELSPGNLGVQRRVAAALHELGRRDVVARRYQQAEARFSAAIEHDPQAPLHYLHRAQARLCLRRVQSAREDAVRSLRLDPTDSEILSLTHHLFPRKTVQAILRSETGHLAQETLEKTLQSPPEPPVSADDAWCDSTRFPHKWRSQEAQQSWPSQSLRGLTSRRL, from the exons ATGGATGCCGGGGAGCTGTTTGCAACGGCAGTGCCCggggagcagctggaggccGGCTGGGAGGGGGCCCTGCAGAGGATCTTTGGGCGCAGCCGGTGCCTGCGCGGCGTCGAGCGCCCCAGGGAAGCGGGGCCCTTCGCTGCGGTTGTGCAGGGCAGGATGCGGGAGCA CTGGCAGAAAGGGATGGAGTTCTCATCCTGCGGCCAGTGGGAGGAAGCCATCATCTGCTACACGAAAGCCATCAGCCTGGATCCGCAGCGG gcagagctgtaCGAGCAGCGGGCTGAGGCTTTCCTCCAGCTTTGTGACTTCCAGTCGGCCACTCTGAACTTCAGGAAGGTGCTTGCGTTGGGACCTGCGCGGGAGCAGCACTGCCTGGCTCGCTTAGCCCTCGTCCTTGACCTGCAG GAACAATGTCTGCTTGACCAAGAGCTCTACAGCGAGGCCCTGGAGGCCTTTACGcgagcagctgagctgcagcctcacCGCAGGGTGTTTCGCAGGAGGAG CATCTTGTGCCTCGCTGCCCTCAACAAGTTTCCAGAATGCCTCCGGATGCTTAACAGAGGCCTGGCAGAGGATGCGAGGAACCCTGATTTGTATGTGCTGCGTGCCTCCTTCTACGAGCGCTTCGGGCAG CTGGCCCTGTGTCACCAGGACATCCAGCGGGCGCTGCAGCTGGAGCCGCAGCACGGAGCtgcccaggcactgcagcagaggCTGCGGAGGCAAGGCCTGGAGGCCAAGGCCGAGGCAGTGTCGAAGGCTCTGTGCGGGGACCTGCGTGGGGCCCTGCTCAAGACCAGCTTTGCCATCGAGACCAACCCCTTGGCTGCTGAATTCTTCACCCTCAG GGGGGCCCTCCTCCGATGGCTGAAGCACTTCAGTGCAGCCTGCAAGGACTTGGCTAAGGCGAGGCAGCTGTGTGCCGACGAGGGCCCGGAGGCTCAGGAGGCTCAGTGGCAGCTGGTGCTCACCTACAATGACCGTGCTGTGCACTGCTACACCCTGGGCCGGCTTGATGAGGCTGTGATGCTCCTTGGTCAGGCTCTGCGAGATGAGAGGACAgaggagggactctgtgtcaaCAGAGGAG ACTGCTTCCTTTGCCTGGGGGAGCTGGCCCACGCGCTAGCGGACTACCAGCAGGCGCTGGAGCTGAGCCCAGGGAACCTCGGTGTGCAGCGACGTGTTGCGGCGGCGCTGCACGAGCTGGGTCGTCGGGACGTGGTGGCGAG GCGGTACCAGCAGGCGGAGGCTCGCTTCTCCGCTGCCATTGAGCACGACCCCCAGGCACCGCTGCACTACCTGCACCGGGCCCAGGCCCGCCTGTGCCTGCGGAGGGTGCAGAGCGCGAGGGAGGACGCTGTGCGGAGCCTGCGGCTGGACCCCACGGACAGCGAG ATCCTTTCCCTCACACACCACCTCTTTCCAAGAAAGACTGTCCAGGCTATCCTGAGGAGTGAGACCGGACACCTCGCCCAAGAAACCTTGGAGAAAACACTTCAGAGCCCTCCAGAACCCCCAGTTTCGGCCGATGATGCCTGGTGTGACAGTACTAG GTTCCCACATAAGTGGCGCTCCCAAgaagctcagcagagctggccCAGCCAAAGTTTGCGAGGTCTGACCAGCAGAAGGCTGTAA
- the CERCAM gene encoding inactive glycosyltransferase 25 family member 3 isoform X2, which translates to MLREWLAAAGKDYHSVVWKEEEGPSAYPDELGPKHWSDKRYENLMRLKQEALSYAREQRAHYILFVDTDSILTNNQTLKFLIAQNKSVVAPMLDSQTFYSNFWCGITPQGYYRRTADYFPTKNRQRRGCFAVPMVYATFLIDLRKEETSRLAFYPPHPNYTWAFDDIIVFAYSCQEAGAEVHVCNQQRFGYINVPVKAHQTLEDERVNFVHLTLEAMVDGPPMQRSRHISVPPKPLTKMGFDEIFLINLVRRPDRRQRMLASLRELEIAARVVDAVDGSTLNSSDIKVLGVDMLPEYYDPFSGRTLTKGEVGCFLSHYSIWKEIVSRGLERSVVFEDDVRFEASFPARLRRLMEELEGAQQDWDLIYLGRKQVNAEDEAPVEGVRNLVVAGYSYWTLAYTISHRGAQKLLAAEPLSKMLPVDEFLPIMYDKHPNEDYKRHFAPRDLLVFSAHPLLVYPTHYAGDSNWLSDTETSTIWDDDSKQTGWTGSQKTLRDPRGGGGGYLRSSARDEL; encoded by the exons ATGCTGCGCGAGtggctggcggcggcgggcaaGGATTATCACTCGGTGgtgtggaaggaggaggaggggccCAG CGCCTACCCCGACGAGCTCGGCCCCAAGCACTGGAGCGACAAACGCTACGAAAACCTCATGAGGCTCAAGCAGGAGGCTCTGAGCTACGCCCGGGAGCAGCGGGCGCATTACATCCTG TTCGTGGACACGGACAGCATCCTGACCAACAACCAGACCCTCAAGTTCCTCATCGCGCAGAACAAGTCGGTGGTGGCCCCCATGCTGGACTCGCAGACCTTCTACTCCAACTTCTGGTGCGGGATAACACCCCAG GGCTACTACCGCCGGACGGCCGACTACTTCCCCACCAAGAACCGGCAGCGCCGGGGCTGCTTCGCTGTGCCCATGGTGTACGCCACCTTCCTGATCGACCTGCGGAAGGAGGAGACGTCGCGGCTGGCCTTCTACCCGCCTCACCCCAACTACACCTGGGCCTTCGACGATATCATCGTCTTCGCCTACTCCTGCCAGGAGGCGG GCGCCGAGGTCCACGTGTGCAACCAGCAGCGTTTCGGCTACATTAACGTCCCGGTGAAGGCCCACCAGACGCTGGAGGACGAGCGCGTCAACTTTGTGCATCTCACGCTGGAGGCCATGG TGGATGGCCCCCCCATGCAGCGCTCCAGGCACATTTCTGTCCCCCCCAAGCCTCTCACCAAAATGGGTTTTGACGAG atCTTCCTCATCAACCTGGTGCGGCGGCCGGACCGGCGCCAGCGGATGCTGGCGTCCCTGCGAGAGCTGGAGATCGCCGCACGGGTGGTGGACGCCGTGGACGGGAG CACCCTCAACAGCAGTGACATCAAGGTGCTGGGCGTGGACATGCTCCCGGAGTACTACGACCCCTTCTCTGGCCGCACGCTGACCAAGGGTGAAGTCGGCTGCTTCCTCAGCCATTACAGCATCTGGAAGGAG ATCGTGTCCCGGGGGCTGGAGCGCTCGGTGGTCTTCGAGGATGACGTGCGCTTCGAGGCCTCCTTCCCGGCACGGCTGCGGCGCCtgatggaggagctggagggggcGCAGCAGGACTGGGACCTCAT CTACCTGGGGAGGAAGCAGGTGAATGCGGAGGACGAGGCGCCCGTGGAGGGCGTCCGAAACCTGGTGGTGGCCGGGTACTCGTACTGGACACTGGCCTACACCATCTCCCACCGCGGGGCGCAGAAGCTGCTGGCCGCCGAGCCCCTCTCCAAAATGCTGCCGGTGGACGAGTTCCTGCCCATCATGTATGACAAGCACCCCAA CGAGGACTACAAGCGGCACTTTGCCCCGCGGGACCTGCTGGTGTTCTCGGCTCACCCCCTCCTGGTTTATCCCACCCACTACGCCGGGGACAGCAACTGGCTGAGCGACACGGAGACCTCCACCATCTGGGATGATGACTCCAAGCAGACAGGCTGGACGGGTTCGCAGAAGACCCTGAGGGacccgcggggcggcggcgggggctaCCTGCGTTCCTCCGCCCGCGATGAGCTCTGA